In the Besnoitia besnoiti strain Bb-Ger1 chromosome IX, whole genome shotgun sequence genome, gccagagagacgcgccccGAGCAaccgcccgcgagcgcctccgcggcagactcgcccgcctcgcccaaccgccgcaggcctccgaGCGCTGCAGAAACGGaaaaagacgacgcagcggagaagaacggAGGCGAGgtggaggaagaaagagacacagCAGACGCATCCTCGCCTTGCAGGCTCTCCCGCCgtttctcgctgtctcctctctctcgccgctgaCGCTGCCGCACGTCAGCCAGTCGGCGCAGTGCGGTGAAGCCTGCGCCAAAGTTGAGGATGACAAAgtccgccgtcgcgaggTCTCTCAGAGTCTTCTCAGCCTCGAGCGACGCAAAgacgctctccgcgctcggATCTGTGCAAGGCGCGCcgctttcttcgtcgtccttgtcgcccgcggcctcctcctcaaCGGCCTTCGTCCCGTTTTCGCGtcggtcgcctcgccgcgcagaacgagaaagagaaggcgaagcgcggaTGACGCTACCGCCATGCTGAAAACAGCACACAGCGAGACAAACGCGACTTCTTCCCTCCAGGTCggtcctcgccgccgtctcagGGGCTGCAGACTGCCTCAGCTTCATGTGCGCTTCGCAACGAGCGGGTGAGATGTGCGTCAAGAAACGAGAAAACAACGCAAACAAAGCACAAAGCGGAATCACGGCGCACGCGACACTCCCGAGCAAGCGCCTCCATATGCGCACATGCCTATCCtaatatatatagatatatatatgttgcCGTGCCCCGTTATGTTTCTATGTTTATAAATACACGTAAAAGTGCATAGCCCACCCGTCCTCGATGTCTATACCTCCACAGAGATGCAGGCAGAACAAGAGGATGGCTGCATGCTCGGTTGAATCCAACGCCGCGGCAAATCGTGGGGGTCGAAAAATCGGGCGCGAGCCCCTCCAGAAAGGCACTCCGATGTGACGTCGAATCGCTGCTGACGTTTCTGCTTTCCCCTCAAATCGCAGCTGTGCAGCATAAGCCGCATAAACTCACCTCTTGAATGACTTTCTCAATGGCCTCTTTGAGTTTTCGCGAAGCCTCGGCGATCTTCTCCAACTCGCCGGCGTTACGCTCGCAGCTCGTGCGCCAGGCTGCGCTGCCCTCGTCTccccgcgtctcgcctccgaGCGCCTGCAAGGCGccctgcgctgcgccttctgcggccgcgcggcacaGAAGGAAagtgtgtctctgcggcgtctcccttcccccccgtcctgcgcctcgcgcgcgccagacgaGCCAGACGAAGGTgccgagagccgcgcagccgcgtcggcgcagcTTTCCCAGGCCTCAGCTGCAAGGACGAGCGAGGCAtcggcgcagacgctcgcTCTGTCAAAGCCGAGCAGGCAGAACTGCCGACcgctgaagagagagacggcgttTGGGGTTGAGCGCGCATTCCGGGAGTGCCAGGCATCGCGAGACTCGTGCGCCACAGGGACGCGCCGCTTCAGCTCCATGGCGCCGCACAGACCCCCAGCAGCCTCCTGAGCTCTATGCTCTTTGGGCGCAGAAAAGGCGGAGCCGAGGAAGCCGGCAAGCGAACggaaagaggagacgaggagacgaagaggcgaacgcgagggTGTGGAGGAAGGCAGACCGCGGAAGGAAAAAGGAAAACTAAGAGAATGGAAGCAGAGAGAATGGCGaacacagagagagggaagataACGTAAAACTACAGGTTCAGGtaaagagaaaaaacagcaGGGGTGACAGCAAAAGAGCGCGGAAACTCGGGGCGATGCGGCGGCTCACGGTCGCTTCCAGTCCTGGATGCTCAGTTCACTCTGCTTTTTTACGCTTTTTGTCCTCACAGGCCAAGAAAAACGACTCGAAAGACAAGAATTTGGACTCCACTCTTGACAGGCTGGAGGTTTCTCGCCCCGCTTTGCTCGGCTTTTTGAAGGAGCTGTAGCAAGAGGTCGCCTGCACACACGACCTTGGCAGGCTAGCTCCCATTCGATGCaattttttcgctttttctaCCAGGTTTAACTCCACCAGCATGAGGCGGCGCTGAACGCGTGAGAagagcagcgagaggaaaagGATGCGCGCCCCGTGAGGAAAAGAAGCTGATTCGTTGCGCACACGCGAAGCTCGCTGCAGAGCCTCGAAGTGACTCGTCCGGGTTCTCTCTAGGGGTTCGATCGAGGGCCTAGAGGAATCCCCAAATTTTTCGGAAAATTATTTTTTTCCGATTTTCTGGGGTTCGGAGACCTCGATTCCTTCGGTCCTTTCCGGGGGAGCGATGCCTCTTCAGGCGCTCGTGTGCACTCGATTCTTTTCatatttttttttctttgtctTGGTGCGAACACGCGTATTTGGGGGGAACGGCCACATGCGTTTTTCTCATGACTGCATGCGGGGCGTCGTTCCGGGCGGGTTTTCCAGGGACTGGGTCGCTTCGACTTTCTCGTGGTggtttgtttttttctttctccgctTTTCCCTCTCTTTTGCGCAAGCTTCAGCactcgtctcctcctcagTCAGGTCGCGCGGCTTCCGACCCGCCCGCCAACGCTGAACGGCGAGCGAACGACGGGGAGACCGGAGGGAGAATCccagaggagaagagcgcctgcgtcgcggttTTCACTCCTTCGTTTGCGCCGCTCTGTGAGTGTGTCTGAGCCCGTTCTCTGCGGCTTTGTGCGCGCTCGgacctcgcgcctcgcccgtctcGACTTTCCTCTCCGCGACGaccctcttctcctctcctcgcacAGCTGGTTTCCCAGTCGGGCGCTCTACTCTGTTGACGAAGATGTCGGTCCTTCAGCGCATTGCAGAGGTGGAGGCGGAGATTGCCAGAACGCAGAAGAACAAGGCGACGAACTTTCACCTGGGGCTGCTCAAAGCCAAGCTCGCTAAACTCAGGGCGCAGCTCATCGAAGGTAGGCAGCTGGAAGCACGCCGCGTCCCCAcgttcgtcttccgccgtcCCAATAAGAGCGAAAACTCGACTCGCACTGCCGCAGAAACGAGCGCCCTTTCTCCACCTCacgctcgctctctgcgccttctgcgatTCGCGGCTtccacgcgcgagaagagtcACCCGCAGACCGAGCCcgaggaaggccgcagagagggcTAGAGAGAAATACTGCGATCAAATGACGCCTTTGAGTCTGGCTCCGTTGCCGGCGTGGAGAGTCTGCCGAAGTTTGCAGAAACCGTAGAAGGCATGTGCGCCAACACATGGAGGAGGGTCGCACGGAAGAtggcgagacgcggaggaggcttTTGTGAGTTGTATATCCCGTGAGAGTTGCGGatgtctcgcgcgtctccgtgcAGGAAGCACAAAgaagggcggaggcgctggaggcgaaggTTTTGATGTCTCGAAGacgggagacgcgcgcgtcgggcTTGTCGGCTTCCCGTCTGTGGGCAAGTCGACTCTTCTCAACAAACTCACAGGTACGATGCCTCTTTTCCGCGCGTTTCAGCTGTTTGTTCGGGGCTCCATTCTCTTCTGTTGAGCTTTCTCACGTCCCTGGCATGTGCCTTCTCCTCACGCGCTGCGATGCTTCGAGGCAGACTGCATCCTTCGCAGGTACGGAGCTATGGATACACGTcgacaaatatatatacatatatttccatatatctgcatatatatctatatttgTTGATGTAGGCATATGTGTGCGACGTGTTTGCCGCGAGAAATTTATCTTTTTCCCTTATTTTCAGGAACATTCAGTGAAGTTGCGGCCTACGAGTTTACGACGCTCACCTGCGTGCCGGGTGTCTTCAAGTACAAGGGCGCCAAGGTCCAGCTTCTGGATCTTCCTGGAATTATTGAGGGTAAGtttgcttctttttcttccttaGCGAGTTTGAAGGCGTCGTGAGTTCGCATAAACTTGCATCTTTCAAGAATTCTATCAAAACCTTTTCTCCTCGCAGATGAATGCGCGCGGGACACGCGCCTCGTTTCCTCTTTCCTCGTTCCCCAAGATTCGTCTTCAGGATTCTGAAAACTACCAGGTCTTTCGTTTATTCGCTCTTAGTTGTACAGGTCCAGATCGCGGGTCTCTGCACAGATGCGGTAGCCAGTTTCATGTGATCACCACGAGACTGTTGCGCGGAGCTCGATGGTCGGCGTCAGCACCAGCGTGGCTAGGttttcgccgcctctctcgcgttccATTTTCGCAGAGAGATCTTGCGTGTGTGTTCCCGTGGCATCCTGGGCGTCTCTTACCCCGCCCCCTtggccttctctgtctcAATTCTTTTGAATTTCaaggcgtctctgcagcggaggcgcctgaggGAGGGCATTTTACGGTCTTCGGGTGCGCGTAATGTTCGGGCTGCGGTGAAGGCACGCGATGTGTCTTCAGGGGCGAAGGATGGTAAAGGTCGCGGCAAGCAAGTcatcggcgtcgcgcggacGTGCTCGCTGATCCTGATTGTCCTCGACGTTATGAAGCCGATTACGCATAAGCAGATCATCGAGCGAGAACTCGAGGGATTCGGCATTCGCCTCAACAAACAGCCGCCCAACATCACTTTCAAGAAGAAGGACAAAGGTGCGTTCATGGGGACATCGCTCTCCCGCTGATTCACCGCGCGTAGTAGGAGTCCGCTTGGGGTATGGAGTTATTCAAAAAGCGCAGGCCTCGATGTCGCGTGCGCCGTTtgacgcgtcgccggcgtctcgctgcggatTTCTTTCGTGTTGGAGCCCTTCTCGTCACGAGAGGCTTGGCCTTTTGTTTCCCTCTTTGCTTATTTTTGAGGTTGTTTCTGTTGGCTGATGTCCCGCGGCGCGTCACGTTTGCTCTCTGCACTCTTGTTTTTCCGGGTCTTCCTTCAGGTGGTATCAGCGTGACGCACACGGTGCCTCTGAACAACatcgacgaggagacgatcAAATCCATTTGCCACGAATACCGCATTTCGAACGCGCAGATCTCCATTCGCTgcgacgcgacggcggacgATATCATCGACGTAATCGAGGGAAATCGGCTTTACATTCCGTGTCTCTACGTCATGAACAAAATTGATCAAATCACCATCGAGGAACTCGACCTCATCAGCAAAGTGCCGCACTACATCCCCATCTCCGCGCACCACGAGGTAAGCGCAGAGGGCAGAGGAGAACCACTATTCCTCGAAcgggaaaaaaaggcgaaggATGTCAAAGGGCAAGGCGAACGCTGAGaagagcagagaggagaggagaagagaggcaagGAGCAGCGAGTCGACGCTCTGAGCTGCGTTTAGGGAAGTGTTTTAGTGCGAGGGCTCCGACTGTTTTTGGTTTTTTTGACGCTTCACAAGGGCTCTTCCGGATGGGCTACTTCCTCGTGTCGATGGGAGCATGCCACGCCTCATTTTTAGCCGTTTCTTGCAGTGTGCCGGGAAGATTCAGATATTTTCGAGTGTTTTCCCGACTTCTTACATGGCAGGGTGCGGTGCCGgaagctgccggcgcggccccCAGCCTCTCTGGGGCTTGTGGCGGGTCCATATCGACGCAGACATGgatgcgtctgccgcctttTGTCGTCGTGTCGCTGTCGGGAGCGTATCCTTTGGGAatttctgcggctgcagaagctGTGCTGCGAAAACCTCCCGCTTATACTTAAGCTTGACTTGCTTTGCTTTGATTTGTCTCCATTGAATTGGAAACCGGGAGCTTGTATGTTCGCTGGATTTTTTTCAGTGGAACCTGGACGGTCTTCTCGAGAAGATCTGGCAGTACCTGGATCTGGTGCGGATTTACACAAAGCCGAAGGGACAGATTCCGGACTACAACGCCCCAGTTATCTTGAACAGCCGCATGCGTCGCGTCGAGGACTTTTGCGTGCGCATCCACAAGTCGCTTCTCGATGAGTTTAAACACGCCATCGTCTGGGGAAAGAGTGTCAAGCACAATCCACAGAAAGTCGGTAAAGACCACGAGCTGGTCGACGAAGACGTCGTGCAGATCGTCAAAAAATAAGCGCTGCTTTTTCTTTTGTTCTTCGTTCGTCTTTGCTGTTACTGTCTCTCCTTGTCACTCTGCTGATTCTGCTGTCTTTGCTTTTTGTTCGTCCTACTGCTGCTTTGATGTCGTTTCTCGTTCTGTGTGGCTCATCGTCAAGCTGCCGCGGTTCAGCGTCCGccagtgtatgtacaccgcgTCCGCCACTGGGGTccgggtgtacgtacagtgGAGACGGAGAGAGTGAAACGTGGCGGAAATCCTGAAAGCGGAGGCTGCTGTTGCTCTCAGGGCACTGCACGGCTGTCTGTGGGAAGGCGTAGAGCGTCGGCTAGAGGGCGGCGGGATGCCCCGTCTGTTCGCGGCGCGGGTCCGTACGCGTTCCTTCGTCGGCTTTCCCCTCTTGCGTTCGTCTCGAATTCCTTGAGAGTGGGTCGTGCCGGCGCAGGAGGTGTCTGGCAGTCGCTTTCCTTTTTGTACAAACGCATAACCTATCCAGTGCCACTGCTTTGATATTGGCAAAACCCTGGAACGCCGCTTGGCTTGAGGTGGCGTGACTGGCAGATCTGTGTAACGCAAGCGTATAGGCGTTTCGGCTGTTCTGAGCCGTGGGCAAACGAACAAAAAAATAGCTGTGGTGGTTAGTGCGGATAGATGAAGGATAAAGGCACGCGCAATCAAAACAGCACGCCGAAAGAACGAAACGGCGGTTCCTCGCACACCGCAGGTGCCCCGAGATGCGCGAGACTCAAAATGGTGAGCGTCGGCGCCCACAGCCTCTCGCGGGGGTCACTCTGCGGCGGGTTCCTTCtgtgcagagagacgagctTCCTCTACATCTACTCGGTGGCGCCCATATTTCGTAGGCATATCGATTGGGCACTGCCCGGAGGAGAGGGTTTCGCTTCTTTTAGGTGTGGCAGCAACAGAGTGCAGCGCCTAATGGAGTGCAGATCTCACAACCGGTCCGCGACTAGTCGAAAAACCGGCGTGTCGTAGTCGAGTCTCTCGTTTGCAAGGCACAACACGAAAGCGAAGGGGCggggagcagcggcggcaaccAGCGACTAGCGGGGAAGTCAGCCAGTAAAATACAATCGAGAGTCCCATGTGCTGATGGGCATCATCCATCCTTGTACGATGTGTGCGTAGTGGCCGTCCCACTTGTGTTAAACTCCCCGGAGAAAGGTTGACTGTATAAACGTAGCCATCCTACTTTAGCTACGAATGTCAAGGATTCACTTCGGTGTCGCAGTCTGGTGGTAGTGAGCACCGAGAAGATAGTTCAGATTCTTGTTGGCTGTGTTGACGGCACTGACAAGCGGGGTCCAGGCTGGAACGAGTTGTGGCTAATGTCGGCGCCTCCGTGTTCACTTGAACGAACGCGTTCATGCCGAGTTCTCAGAGGCAGGGCGGAACACAGGGACAGCTCGCGTTTCTTTGGGAAGGCAGTTTCAAGTCTTTGCACTGGATGCTTGCCTCCACCTCTTCACGTCCCGCTACATTTCTTCTGTGGTGCCGGTCTGTCACGCAGGCCTTCGAGCTCTCTCATTTGAGCCGTCGTAGGCCTGTTACCGTCACGACTCTGAAAATAAAGGATTCCGGTAGGACGGCTGCCTGCTGTGCAATCTCCGGCTGCAGGTGTCAACTCATGCGGCTGGTGTGTGCTCAAGATCGTGGCAACGGCTCCCCTGTACTCAATTTACGGCGACCCTGACACCCTCGACTGGGCAGGGGGTGTGTCTTTTGTTTGGCAAGGATAGAGCGCGTTTTGTTGGACGCTCACTACGAAAGCAGGGGTGCAGCACGCGAGGGTGATGCAAGTTCTTTTCGAACTCTTCGACTTTTTTGTTCTGTATGTTGTTTAAGACGGCCACGCGCGTTTCTGTCCGGCTGTCTGAAGTCGCGAAAATACGCGCTGCGCCACAGCATTCCGTTGTGCTTCCTTacaagcagctgcgcgactgCCGGAGAACGCGAATCCGACGCGCCAGTGGGAAGGACAGAAAGTAAAGGGTGACTTCTTGTCGGTTTGCGGGTGACATCTGTCATGTGGTCCGATTGGCGTGCGCGAGCACGAGCGAGATACGCAGAAAACCCCGAGAGACTAATTGCGAGTAAAGGTGgcaagagaaaagagggGGGCAGGCTCAGAAGCAGGCGCGTagcgcgccgccctggcTGTCTCCACCTCTGTCGAGGGCGTGGGGTCGGAATTAATGCGAATGCATGCTTTGCGGGGTAGCGCAGGCAAGCGGCGGCAATCGACAGCGAGGGAGCGAGAGCGTGAAGAGTGGCGTAAGGCAAGGGAATTCAGCCAAGCTGCCTTCTTTgacgagaaaaaaacaaaatCTCTTCTGGCCTGCCTGCTACAGTGTCTCCTCACTTCTTCTgccccttcgcgccgcccgcctcacGGCGCCACCAGTAAGTCTCCTCAGTTCTCACGCTTCAGTGCGGCGATCTCCCTGTGACAGCCAACTTACTTTCGCAAGAAGAAAGTGTCAGTCGACCATCCCAAGACAAACGACAAGAAATCTGCAAAAAAATCCCACTTGTTTGCGAGGAAGAATCTGCCTTCCGCCTATGCTCCCCAAAGGGTACGGGGAGGCCGGTTGTATGTGTAGAGCCATGTTTTTTTGCGGCTCCCGAGAATCCGGAGATCGTCTCtcggccgcccccccccccccccttctccctttttctcctttttgaAGGCCTTGCCGGATGGGATCTGGATGCTGAGTCGCACTGGATCGGGTCTTTGTCGCCTCGTTGCCCTTTGGCAGTTTCTTGGGGATTTTGCGCCGCcttgcggaggcgagggagccACTGACCTGTGTGGCACGCCCGCGTTTTCTCGCGAGTGACGGGGGGGGCAGAGGGACTGAAAGAATGATTCGTTATCGCTGCGACGGAAGGCCGCGGCTTGTCTTTCACTTCTTGCCGGgattttcctcttttttcaTCTGCCGGCCGCTTCACACAAGCTCGGGAAAGAGGAAGGAGCCTGCACGACCGTCCACTCCGTCGTGGGGCGTTGCAAAACAGCAGGTTTCCTTGTCTTCTTTTCTGGCTGCAAGCATCTGTTGAACCCGCTGTTGGGGGTGTGGTTGGCGTATCTGTCCCGTTCTGGCTGATTTGCGTTGAGCAGTGGCGGCTGCCTTTGCAGTTGCATGCaaagcagcagccgcggggtCAGTGCAAAATGTTCGCCGACCTgcccaggcggcggcggcggaaaaaaGCCCTCCAACGGCGCGTGGCGGGTCACTTCGTCCGTATGCACTTGGTTGAGGCCAGTTTTAGCCTGATGCCCTTCCGGGTTTGGTTTGAGGGAGGAATCTTGTCTCCCTCTGGttgccgcgaggcgctcacCGTCCCGTCTGGTGCAGAAGAATTGCGGCAGTTTCGTATCGCCACGCCTCGCGCTGTGTTCTGCGGCTTTTCGTGCAGGTCAGTTGTCAAGAAGAAAGGCAGGACTGTGAGTCTGAGAGATTCCGGGCCcagtttttttctcttcactTCGTCACAATGTCGGCCGTCAAGACCACCATCAAGACTGACCTCTGCTCCTTCTCGGAGTACCGCATCTACCCTGGCCGCGGTCAGCGCTTTGTTGCGAAGGACGGAAAGGTCCACACCTTCATCCACCGCAAGGAGGCCAGCCTCTTCCGTCAGAAGATCAAGCCCGTCAAGCTCCACTGGACTCTTGTAAGGCCTGCCAGGATGAAACGGAGAAGCGGGTTCTACCGCTGCCACACAGCACACCATGGGTTCTTGTAGTCGGGTTTAGGGCCTGACGCCTCGCGGGAGGATCGGCGGTGCTCCAAAGAGCCAAGACACATCCCTCTTATTACGTGTTCGGGTGGCTCCATCGCGTCCTCCCTCGCTAGGGTCGGACGGGTCAACATAGTCAAAAGGGGCGTATTATCATCCGCCCTGGGTGTGGTGCATGTGGCCTTGCGAtcgagagggagggggggggggctggtcggctgtcgtcgccgcgtgtgtctgcgtcttcatgTGCGCCTCCGGTTTCGTTTTCGCGGTCAGGTCTGGCGCCGCATGAACAAGAAGGGAGGCAAGGACGCCGTCTCCAAGCGCCGCAATAGGAGATCCGCGAAGACCGTCCACAAGGCCATCGTTGGTCTGTCCCTAGAGGACATCAAGCGCACTCGTGCCCAGAAGCCTGAGACTAAGGTGAGAGGGGAGGCAAACCCAACCCTGAATCCCAAACCCTAACCGAACAGCGAAGCAGGCAGGTGCAAAGTGCGTGCATCGTGCGTCAGCCGTGAAGAACAGAAACTGGCAAGCGGGCGTGGCGAGCAGATGCAATGTCGGAGTGCGGTAGATTCTGAGTTTTTttgtgcgtctgcgtcgttgGCGAAGATGCATGTGTTGGGCTGTCTGTGGCGGGCGTGGTGTCGTGAGGGTGCGTCGAGTTCAGTAtgctgggcgcggcggtggAAGGGGTTGGT is a window encoding:
- a CDS encoding ribosomal protein RPL24 (encoded by transcript BESB_014950) codes for the protein MSAVKTTIKTDLCSFSEYRIYPGRGQRFVAKDGKVHTFIHRKEASLFRQKIKPVKLHWTLVWRRMNKKGGKDAVSKRRNRRSAKTVHKAIVGLSLEDIKRTRAQKPETKAKSTAAVKDAKEKAKKSKGPRPQTGPAQKVQIPKQQKQAMQQRRK
- a CDS encoding GTP-binding protein (encoded by transcript BESB_014940), coding for MSVLQRIAEVEAEIARTQKNKATNFHLGLLKAKLAKLRAQLIEGSTKKGGGAGGEGFDVSKTGDARVGLVGFPSVGKSTLLNKLTGTFSEVAAYEFTTLTCVPGVFKYKGAKVQLLDLPGIIEGAKDGKGRGKQVIGVARTCSLILIVLDVMKPITHKQIIERELEGFGIRLNKQPPNITFKKKDKGGISVTHTVPLNNIDEETIKSICHEYRISNAQISIRCDATADDIIDVIEGNRLYIPCLYVMNKIDQITIEELDLISKVPHYIPISAHHEWNLDGLLEKIWQYLDLVRIYTKPKGQIPDYNAPVILNSRMRRVEDFCVRIHKSLLDEFKHAIVWGKSVKHNPQKVGKDHELVDEDVVQIVKK